One window from the genome of Amycolatopsis sp. NBC_01480 encodes:
- a CDS encoding FAD/NAD(P)-binding protein, with the protein MKIAVVGAGASSVCVVDALAQSAHPAGELTVFDPSPQLWRGRAYQRDAEVILVNSPAEDMSVRHGDLGHYARWLSERGHTAEFAPRTVYGEYLEATARDGIARLRARGWRVAVVRDAVVGARHHAGQVVLRTRKGSPVRCDHTVLAIGGGRPRDTYGLTGKPNFVGEPYPVSASLAAIDPDESVGVIGTGLTAVDVLIALEARGHRGPLTLLSRRGVLPAVRQRPISYELKHFVPERLHALAGRHRRLALSDAIELLRVELAAAGADLDEVWQEISGVHEQAPEVRLRRQLADVGCRRVGLRVLQQAVHVCGPDLWPLLPEGVRQHVLGPHFRTMMSLCCPMPPRSAKTLLRLIDAGRLTVLGGVRNVAASADGGFRITTGRTEFDVRHVVNGVNAPAHRISAGARRLINSLFDERLAIPHPDGGLCVDTATSRLVGTSLTNPGIYAIGDLAGGTFFFTFGVPSLVDRCHDIVTDVLAGQSRRREGNCA; encoded by the coding sequence GTGAAGATCGCGGTTGTCGGCGCGGGTGCGTCCTCGGTGTGCGTCGTCGACGCGCTGGCCCAGTCCGCTCACCCCGCCGGCGAGCTGACGGTGTTCGACCCGTCGCCGCAGCTGTGGCGCGGCCGGGCCTACCAGCGCGACGCCGAGGTGATCCTGGTCAACTCGCCGGCCGAGGACATGTCGGTGCGGCACGGGGACCTGGGGCACTACGCGCGGTGGCTGTCGGAACGGGGCCACACCGCGGAATTCGCGCCGCGCACGGTGTACGGCGAGTACCTCGAGGCCACCGCCCGGGACGGGATCGCCCGGCTCCGGGCCCGCGGCTGGCGGGTCGCGGTCGTGCGCGACGCGGTGGTGGGCGCGCGCCACCACGCCGGCCAGGTCGTCCTGCGGACCAGGAAGGGCTCGCCCGTCCGGTGCGACCACACGGTGCTCGCGATCGGTGGGGGTCGACCGCGCGATACCTACGGGCTGACGGGCAAGCCGAACTTCGTCGGCGAGCCGTACCCGGTCTCCGCGAGCCTGGCCGCGATCGATCCGGACGAGAGCGTCGGGGTGATCGGGACCGGGCTGACCGCCGTCGACGTCCTGATCGCGCTCGAAGCCCGCGGGCACCGCGGGCCGCTCACCCTGCTGTCCCGGCGCGGCGTGCTGCCCGCGGTGCGGCAGCGGCCGATCTCCTACGAGCTGAAGCACTTCGTGCCCGAGCGGTTGCACGCGCTCGCCGGGCGGCACCGCCGGCTCGCGCTCTCCGACGCGATCGAGCTGCTCCGGGTCGAGCTGGCCGCCGCGGGCGCGGACCTCGACGAGGTCTGGCAGGAGATCTCCGGGGTCCACGAGCAGGCGCCCGAGGTGCGGCTGCGCCGGCAGCTGGCCGACGTCGGGTGCCGGCGGGTCGGGCTGCGGGTGCTGCAGCAGGCGGTGCACGTGTGTGGTCCGGACCTGTGGCCGCTGCTGCCGGAAGGCGTCCGTCAGCACGTCCTGGGCCCGCATTTCCGCACGATGATGAGCCTCTGCTGCCCGATGCCGCCGCGCAGCGCGAAGACCCTCCTGCGGCTGATCGACGCCGGTCGCCTCACGGTGCTCGGCGGCGTGCGGAACGTCGCCGCTTCGGCGGACGGCGGGTTCCGCATCACCACCGGCCGCACCGAGTTCGACGTCCGGCACGTGGTCAACGGCGTCAACGCGCCGGCGCACCGCATTTCGGCGGGCGCGCGGCGGCTGATCAACTCGCTGTTCGACGAGCGCCTGGCCATTCCGCACCCCGACGGTGGCCTGTGCGTCGACACGGCCACCAGCCGGCTGGTCGGGACCAGCCTCACCAACCCCGGCATCTACGCGATCGGCGACCTCGCGGGCGGGACGTTCTTCTTCACGTTCGGCGTCCCGTCGCTGGTCGACCGCTGCCACGACATCGTCACCGACGTCCTCGCCGGGCAGTCCCGGCGGAGAGAAGGAAACTGTGCTTGA
- a CDS encoding SRPBCC family protein, with translation MSMTDELTDAFSASWALNASVTIDCPAERVYDLVSDITRMGEWSPECYGGEWLSGTPGEKGARFHGFNREDEAEWTSECEVIAATPAREFGFTVLAFCGGRPGPDTQWVGGSRPGDQTWAFTLRETGSGCELTQSHTMKLVGPFYRMLLEESAENERLDSVRLRRDHLQHSMESTLAEIKKACEQLS, from the coding sequence ATGAGCATGACCGACGAGCTGACCGACGCCTTCTCGGCCTCCTGGGCACTGAACGCTTCGGTCACGATCGACTGCCCGGCCGAACGGGTTTACGACCTGGTCAGCGACATCACCAGGATGGGCGAATGGTCCCCGGAGTGCTACGGCGGCGAGTGGCTGAGCGGCACGCCCGGGGAGAAGGGCGCGCGGTTCCACGGGTTCAACCGCGAGGACGAGGCGGAGTGGACCAGCGAGTGCGAGGTCATCGCGGCCACGCCGGCGCGTGAGTTCGGGTTCACCGTCCTGGCGTTCTGCGGCGGCCGGCCCGGACCGGACACCCAGTGGGTGGGCGGCTCGCGGCCGGGAGACCAGACGTGGGCCTTCACCCTCCGCGAGACCGGGTCCGGCTGCGAGCTGACGCAGAGCCACACCATGAAGCTGGTCGGCCCGTTCTACCGCATGTTGCTGGAGGAGTCCGCCGAGAACGAGCGGCTGGACAGCGTGCGCCTGCGCCGGGACCACCTGCAGCACTCGATGGAGTCGACGCTGGCCGAAATCAAGAAGGCGTGTGAACAGCTCAGCTGA
- a CDS encoding PIG-L deacetylase family protein produces MNLIEFPEDWHSALVVVAHPDDVEYPGAAPIARWTAQGKEVVYLIASRGEAGLGGLPPEEAGKIRVEEQIAAAAVVGVSVVEFLDHPDGMIEYGLGLRRDIAAAIRRHRPELVVIGSHRELSGNGMLNMSDHRAVGQAAIDAVRDAANGWVFRDLAEEPWSGVRHLALLGSPDNTHAVDIGEWFESGVKSLLAHSVYLDHLGTKPNEVEAMLRKFSTDVAAQFSGRPGVAFEML; encoded by the coding sequence GTGAATCTCATCGAGTTTCCCGAAGATTGGCATTCCGCATTGGTGGTGGTCGCCCATCCCGATGACGTCGAATATCCGGGTGCCGCCCCGATCGCCCGCTGGACCGCGCAGGGAAAAGAAGTGGTTTACCTGATCGCCAGCCGCGGGGAAGCGGGCTTGGGCGGACTGCCGCCGGAGGAAGCCGGGAAGATCCGGGTCGAGGAGCAGATCGCCGCGGCGGCCGTCGTCGGCGTTTCCGTCGTGGAGTTCCTGGACCACCCCGACGGGATGATCGAGTACGGGCTGGGGCTGCGCCGGGACATCGCCGCCGCGATCCGCCGGCACCGGCCCGAGCTGGTCGTGATCGGGAGCCACCGGGAGCTCAGCGGCAACGGCATGCTCAACATGTCCGACCACCGCGCCGTCGGGCAGGCCGCGATCGACGCGGTCCGCGACGCGGCGAACGGCTGGGTGTTCCGGGACCTGGCCGAGGAGCCCTGGTCGGGCGTGCGGCACCTGGCTCTGCTCGGCTCGCCGGACAACACGCACGCCGTCGACATCGGCGAGTGGTTCGAAAGCGGCGTGAAATCCCTGCTCGCGCACAGCGTGTACCTCGACCACCTCGGCACCAAGCCGAACGAGGTCGAAGCCATGTTGCGGAAATTCTCGACGGACGTCGCCGCGCAATTTTCGGGCCGCCCCGGAGTTGCGTTCGAAATGCTGTGA
- a CDS encoding aspartate aminotransferase family protein yields MSHLSPILRQATPVVAVRGEGVHLFDAAGRRYLDFTAGVGVTSTGHCHPRVVAATQRQAATLVHGQYTTVLHEPLLALTERLGEVLPAGLDTLFYVSSGSEAVEAALRLARHATGRQNVIVFDGSFHGRTMGAAALTTAGTRFRAGIGPLMPGVAVAPFPYAFRLGMTGEQAVEHALAGLDHVFATTSAPEETAAMFVEPVLGEGGYVPAPAGFLDGLRERADRHGVLLVLDEVQSGFGRTGEFWAFQHHLRGVPDILVTAKGLASGFPLSAIAAPAELMARARPGSQGGTYGGNAVSCAAALATLDVIRDEGLVPHAAEQGRRLLAGLREVAAGAPGLADVRGLGLMVGTEFCGPDGSPDPVAAQRVQQAAADLGLLLLTCGTHGNVVRMMPALVVTAEQIDEAVALWSEAVRVTVA; encoded by the coding sequence ATGTCGCACCTGTCCCCGATCCTGCGCCAGGCGACCCCGGTCGTGGCGGTCCGCGGCGAGGGTGTCCACCTGTTCGACGCCGCCGGCCGCCGCTACCTCGACTTCACCGCGGGCGTCGGGGTGACCAGCACCGGGCACTGCCACCCCCGCGTGGTGGCGGCGACCCAGCGGCAGGCTGCCACGCTGGTGCACGGCCAGTACACGACCGTGCTCCACGAACCGTTGCTGGCCTTGACCGAGCGGCTCGGCGAGGTGCTGCCCGCGGGCCTGGACACGCTGTTCTACGTCAGTTCGGGCAGCGAAGCGGTCGAGGCCGCGCTGCGGCTGGCCCGGCACGCGACCGGGCGGCAGAACGTGATCGTCTTCGACGGCTCGTTCCACGGCCGCACCATGGGCGCCGCCGCGCTGACCACGGCCGGCACGCGGTTCCGCGCCGGGATCGGCCCGCTGATGCCCGGCGTCGCGGTCGCGCCGTTCCCGTACGCCTTCCGGCTCGGGATGACCGGGGAGCAAGCCGTCGAGCACGCGCTGGCCGGTCTGGACCACGTGTTCGCCACGACGAGCGCCCCCGAGGAGACCGCCGCGATGTTCGTCGAGCCCGTGCTCGGCGAGGGCGGTTACGTGCCCGCCCCCGCCGGATTCCTCGACGGGCTGCGGGAACGCGCCGACCGCCACGGCGTGCTGCTGGTGCTCGACGAGGTGCAGAGCGGCTTCGGCCGGACCGGCGAGTTCTGGGCGTTCCAGCACCACCTGCGGGGCGTGCCGGACATCCTGGTCACCGCGAAGGGGCTGGCCAGCGGATTCCCCCTGTCGGCCATCGCGGCGCCCGCCGAGCTCATGGCCCGGGCCCGGCCCGGGTCCCAGGGCGGCACTTACGGCGGCAACGCCGTGTCGTGCGCCGCCGCGCTGGCGACCCTGGACGTCATCCGGGACGAAGGCCTCGTGCCCCACGCCGCCGAGCAGGGCCGGCGGCTGCTGGCCGGGCTGCGGGAGGTGGCGGCCGGCGCGCCGGGGCTCGCCGACGTCCGCGGGCTCGGCCTGATGGTCGGCACGGAGTTCTGCGGGCCGGACGGATCGCCCGATCCCGTTGCCGCGCAACGGGTTCAGCAGGCCGCGGCGGATCTCGGGCTGCTGCTGCTGACCTGTGGCACGCACGGCAACGTCGTCCGCATGATGCCGGCCCTCGTGGTCACGGCCGAGCAGATCGACGAAGCCGTCGCGTTGTGGTCGGAGGCTGTGCGCGTAACCGTTGCGTGA